From the Micromonospora sediminicola genome, one window contains:
- a CDS encoding type 1 glutamine amidotransferase, with protein sequence MATALVIENDPTDDLRRLGEWLTEGGLELRVVRPHAGDALPDDLEGYAALVVLGGDQQAYPLPDDSPGAAWFPALEGLLRKAVRHRVPTLAICLGAQLLATAHAGRVERSPSGPEIGPTVVGRRDAAETDPLFRYVPLMPDVLQWHADEITELPHGATLLAASTRYPHQAFRLGDRAWGLQFHIECDTAMIAEWSRDSATLAELGYDPELVVAACDRAMADVEEAWQPFAIRFAALALGELGDDSTRRSLPLLGA encoded by the coding sequence GTGGCGACCGCGCTGGTGATCGAGAACGACCCGACCGACGACCTCCGCCGCCTGGGGGAGTGGCTCACCGAAGGGGGTCTGGAGCTGCGCGTCGTGCGCCCGCACGCCGGCGACGCGCTCCCCGACGACCTGGAGGGATACGCCGCCCTGGTGGTCCTCGGCGGCGACCAGCAGGCCTACCCGCTGCCCGACGACAGCCCCGGCGCGGCCTGGTTCCCGGCGCTGGAGGGGCTGCTGCGCAAGGCGGTCCGCCACCGGGTGCCCACGCTGGCCATCTGCCTGGGCGCGCAACTGCTCGCCACCGCGCACGCCGGCCGGGTCGAGCGCAGCCCGTCCGGGCCGGAGATCGGCCCCACCGTGGTGGGTCGGCGCGACGCCGCCGAGACGGATCCGCTGTTCCGCTACGTGCCGCTGATGCCCGACGTGCTCCAGTGGCACGCCGACGAGATCACCGAGCTGCCGCACGGCGCGACGCTGCTCGCCGCCTCCACCCGCTACCCGCACCAGGCGTTCCGCCTCGGCGACCGGGCCTGGGGCCTGCAGTTCCACATCGAGTGCGACACCGCGATGATCGCCGAGTGGTCCCGCGACTCGGCCACGCTGGCCGAGCTGGGCTACGACCCGGAGCTGGTGGTGGCCGCCTGCGACCGGGCGATGGCCGACGTCGAGGAGGCCTGGCAGCCGTTCGCGATCCGGTTCGCCGCGCTCGCCCTCGGCGAACTCGGCGACGACAGCACCCGCCGCAGCCTGCCGCTGCTCGGGGCGTGA
- a CDS encoding RNA polymerase subunit sigma-70, giving the protein MSADTRPAGWGEVDEPVFSGLTERHRRELHVHCYRMLGSFEDAEDAVQETFLRAWRRRETYAGRSTVRAWLYRIATNTCLDLLAKRRPQPATGGEVPWLQPYPDRLLDELPAGDADEPEAVAVARETIELAYLVAVQHLAPRPRAVLILRDVLGWPARDVAELLGDSVNSVNSALQRARAGMRAHLPAERQDWTGGDEDAGTRELVRRFTDASVAKDVDRLAALLRDDVRCSMPPTPGLQIGRDAVVGDWVADGFPELGRLRAVPTAVNRQPAVAFYLWREGEGAYLPLTLDALRVTDGAITEIVTFHADQFPRLGLPERLPADGTE; this is encoded by the coding sequence ATGAGTGCGGACACGCGGCCCGCGGGGTGGGGCGAGGTCGACGAACCGGTCTTCTCCGGGCTGACCGAGCGGCACCGGCGGGAGCTGCACGTGCACTGCTACCGGATGCTCGGGTCGTTCGAGGACGCCGAGGACGCCGTGCAGGAGACGTTCCTGCGGGCGTGGCGGCGCCGGGAGACCTACGCGGGACGGTCGACGGTGCGGGCCTGGCTCTACCGGATCGCCACCAACACCTGCCTGGACCTGCTCGCCAAGCGTCGCCCGCAACCGGCGACCGGCGGCGAGGTGCCCTGGTTGCAGCCCTATCCGGACCGGCTGCTCGACGAGCTGCCCGCCGGCGACGCGGACGAGCCGGAGGCGGTCGCCGTCGCGCGGGAGACGATCGAGCTGGCGTACCTGGTCGCGGTCCAGCACCTCGCGCCGCGCCCACGCGCCGTGCTGATCCTGCGCGACGTGCTCGGCTGGCCGGCGCGGGACGTCGCGGAGCTGCTCGGGGACTCCGTCAACTCGGTGAACAGCGCGTTGCAGCGGGCCCGCGCCGGCATGCGCGCGCACCTGCCCGCCGAGCGGCAGGACTGGACCGGCGGCGACGAGGACGCCGGCACCCGCGAGCTGGTGCGCCGCTTCACCGACGCCAGCGTCGCCAAGGACGTCGACCGGCTCGCCGCGCTGCTGCGCGACGACGTGCGCTGCTCGATGCCGCCCACGCCGGGCCTCCAGATCGGCCGCGACGCGGTGGTCGGCGACTGGGTCGCGGACGGCTTCCCGGAGCTGGGGCGCCTACGCGCCGTCCCCACCGCGGTGAACCGGCAGCCCGCCGTCGCCTTCTACCTCTGGCGGGAGGGGGAGGGCGCGTACCTGCCGCTGACGCTCGACGCCCTGCGCGTCACCGACGGGGCGATCACCGAGATCGTGACGTTCCACGCCGACCAGTTCCCCCGGCTCGGACTGCCCGAGCGCCTGCCGGCCGACGGCACCGAGTAG
- a CDS encoding carbohydrate binding domain-containing protein, whose amino-acid sequence MRGTTTTRRRWGALALAAGVLAALLPFTAATAANTVTVYYQPPAAWGASVNIHYGVDGQAWTPVPGVPMDTACAGWRRRTVDLGAATGLQVVFTNGSGVWDNNNGANYRLAAGTVTVAAGRIGAGDPCATPPPTPTPTPTGSTGGGNTAEVWYHLTPRGWSTANLHYRPTGGTWTTAPGVAMETRCAGWARRIVDLGAATGLTAAFNNNAGTWDSNGGADYTLGVGRSVVDNGRVTAGAADPCAPVVPDTGPPSTPGGLTAVADGLAVTLSWTAATDDRAVTGYELTRTGGAGTVTVTSTTTRYVAYDLRPATTYTWTVRALDAAGNRSAASAPASATTGNPPAGGAPLGGDPREDSIYFVMTARFADGDPTNNRGGSQHVASGNAANDDPMFRGDFKGLVDKLDYVKALGFSAIWITPVVLNRSDYDYHGYHGWDFYRVDPRLESAGASYQDLINAAHAKGIKIFQDVVYNHSSRWGAKGLFTPTVYGTRDDQWKWYYDQPQAGRAYDPMVEATGTDPALTPAQNAKAKGRPYNGDVWSSAAPAGNQCLNWGTPTGGRSAEGYTLYQCQWPTPTSRLFPADKYHQCWIGNWEGEDARSCWLHEDLADFNTENAQVQRYLIDAYNRFIDMGVDGFRIDTAVHIPRVTWNRRFLPAIQQHAVSRFGEKGRDFYVFGEVAAFVNDKWNRGSVNHSAQFFTWSERREYSPDDVRAAIEQYDYEQLLGPSGQPTTDNAFLRGNAYHAPDHSKFSGMNVIDMRMHMNFSDAGNAFGNGKDSDDSYNDATYNVVYVDSHDYGPNKSSTRYAGGTDAWAENMSLMWTFRGIPTLYYGSEIEFRKGARIDCGPSCPLDTTGRAYYGDHLAGSVTAADFGVIGSASGAVATTLSQPLVKHVQRLNLIRRAVPALQKGQYSTEGVSGAMAYKRRFTQGAVDSFALVTVSGGATFSGVPNGRYTDAVTGDVRTVTNGTLTASVSGRGNLRVYVLDLPGNPAPGKVGGDGPYLR is encoded by the coding sequence ATGAGGGGCACCACCACCACCCGCCGCCGGTGGGGAGCGCTCGCGCTCGCCGCCGGCGTGCTCGCCGCGCTGCTGCCGTTCACCGCCGCCACGGCGGCGAACACCGTCACCGTCTACTACCAGCCACCGGCCGCCTGGGGCGCGTCGGTCAACATCCACTACGGGGTGGACGGGCAGGCCTGGACGCCGGTGCCCGGCGTACCGATGGACACCGCCTGCGCCGGGTGGCGTCGCCGGACCGTCGACCTCGGTGCGGCCACCGGCCTCCAGGTCGTGTTCACCAACGGCAGCGGCGTCTGGGACAACAACAACGGCGCCAACTACCGGCTCGCCGCCGGCACGGTGACCGTCGCCGCCGGGCGGATCGGCGCGGGCGACCCCTGCGCCACGCCCCCGCCGACGCCGACGCCGACACCGACCGGAAGCACCGGCGGCGGGAACACCGCCGAGGTCTGGTACCACCTCACCCCGCGCGGCTGGTCCACCGCGAACCTGCACTACCGGCCCACCGGCGGCACCTGGACCACCGCGCCGGGCGTGGCCATGGAGACGCGCTGCGCCGGTTGGGCCCGCCGGATCGTCGACCTCGGCGCCGCCACCGGGCTCACCGCCGCGTTCAACAACAACGCCGGCACCTGGGACAGCAACGGCGGCGCCGACTACACCCTCGGCGTCGGGCGCAGCGTCGTCGACAACGGCCGGGTCACCGCGGGGGCCGCCGACCCGTGCGCGCCGGTCGTGCCGGACACCGGCCCGCCGTCCACGCCGGGCGGGCTCACCGCCGTCGCCGACGGGCTGGCGGTCACCCTGAGCTGGACCGCCGCGACCGACGACCGGGCCGTCACCGGCTACGAGCTGACCCGCACCGGGGGCGCGGGCACCGTCACGGTCACCAGCACCACCACCCGGTACGTCGCGTACGACCTGCGGCCCGCCACCACGTACACCTGGACGGTGCGGGCGCTCGACGCGGCCGGCAACCGGTCGGCGGCGAGCGCGCCGGCGTCCGCGACCACCGGCAACCCGCCGGCCGGCGGCGCGCCACTCGGCGGCGATCCGCGCGAGGACAGCATCTACTTCGTCATGACCGCGCGGTTCGCCGACGGCGACCCGACCAACAACCGGGGCGGCAGCCAGCACGTCGCCTCGGGAAACGCGGCGAACGACGACCCGATGTTCCGGGGCGACTTCAAGGGGCTCGTCGACAAGCTCGACTACGTCAAGGCGCTCGGGTTCTCCGCCATCTGGATCACGCCGGTGGTGCTCAACCGCTCCGACTACGACTACCACGGCTACCACGGATGGGACTTCTACCGGGTCGACCCGCGGCTGGAGAGCGCCGGCGCGTCCTACCAGGACCTGATCAACGCCGCGCACGCCAAGGGCATCAAGATCTTCCAGGACGTGGTCTACAACCACAGCTCCCGGTGGGGCGCGAAGGGCCTGTTCACGCCCACCGTCTACGGCACCCGCGACGACCAGTGGAAGTGGTACTACGACCAGCCACAGGCCGGCCGGGCCTACGACCCGATGGTCGAGGCCACCGGCACCGACCCGGCGCTCACCCCGGCGCAGAACGCCAAGGCCAAGGGCCGACCGTACAACGGCGACGTCTGGTCGTCCGCCGCGCCCGCCGGCAACCAGTGCCTGAACTGGGGTACGCCGACCGGCGGGCGCAGCGCCGAGGGCTACACCCTCTACCAGTGCCAGTGGCCCACGCCGACCAGCAGGCTCTTCCCCGCCGACAAGTACCACCAGTGCTGGATCGGCAACTGGGAGGGCGAGGACGCGCGCAGCTGCTGGCTGCACGAGGACCTGGCCGACTTCAACACCGAGAACGCGCAGGTGCAGCGCTACCTGATCGACGCGTACAACCGGTTCATCGACATGGGGGTGGACGGCTTCCGGATCGACACCGCCGTGCACATCCCCCGGGTCACCTGGAACCGGCGCTTCCTGCCCGCCATCCAGCAGCACGCCGTGTCGAGGTTCGGCGAGAAGGGCCGGGACTTCTACGTCTTCGGCGAGGTCGCCGCGTTCGTCAACGACAAGTGGAACCGCGGCTCCGTCAACCACTCCGCCCAGTTCTTCACCTGGTCCGAGCGCAGGGAGTACAGCCCCGACGACGTGCGGGCCGCGATCGAGCAGTACGACTACGAGCAGCTGCTCGGCCCGTCCGGGCAGCCCACCACCGACAACGCGTTCCTGCGCGGCAACGCGTACCACGCGCCGGACCACTCGAAGTTCTCCGGCATGAACGTGATCGACATGCGGATGCACATGAACTTCTCCGACGCCGGCAACGCGTTCGGCAACGGGAAGGACTCCGACGACAGCTACAACGACGCCACCTACAACGTGGTCTACGTCGACAGCCACGACTACGGGCCGAACAAGTCCTCCACCCGCTACGCCGGCGGCACCGACGCCTGGGCGGAGAACATGAGCCTGATGTGGACGTTCCGCGGCATCCCGACGCTCTACTACGGCTCGGAGATCGAGTTCCGCAAGGGCGCCCGGATCGACTGCGGACCGAGCTGCCCGCTCGACACCACCGGCCGGGCCTACTACGGCGACCACCTCGCCGGCAGCGTCACCGCCGCCGACTTCGGAGTGATCGGCTCGGCCAGCGGGGCGGTCGCCACCACGCTCAGCCAACCGCTGGTGAAGCACGTGCAGCGGCTCAACCTGATCCGGCGGGCCGTGCCGGCGCTGCAGAAGGGGCAGTACTCGACCGAGGGCGTCAGCGGCGCGATGGCGTACAAGCGGCGCTTCACCCAGGGCGCGGTGGACAGCTTCGCCCTGGTCACCGTGTCCGGCGGCGCCACGTTCAGCGGCGTGCCGAACGGCCGGTACACCGACGCGGTCACCGGCGACGTCCGCACGGTCACCAACGGCACGCTGACCGCCTCGGTCAGCGGCCGGGGCAACCTGCGGGTCTACGTGCTCGACCTGCCCGGCAACCCGGCCCCGGGGAAGGTCGGCGGGGACGGGCCGTACCTGCGCTGA
- a CDS encoding bifunctional [glutamine synthetase] adenylyltransferase/[glutamine synthetase]-adenylyl-L-tyrosine phosphorylase — protein MTRPARGRLARYGFAEGDGATRAADLLGPDGLDLWRPEAQEPADEHAAELLTALSRAADPDLALRQLHRLVESERRAGDEVAVRDALAADPGLRRRLVAVLGASSALGDHLVANPGQWAVLATEPDGLAPTADGRLDLTVAARLTTLTGAVPLLRQAYRLALLRIAAADLTGGRGLEQTMAALSGLADATLAAAYDIAVDELPEGTPRPRLAVVAMGKCGGDELNYVSDVDVIFVAAADDDLSAATQVATRLIHICGLVAWPVDAALRPEGNRGPLVRTLASHLAYYKRWARTWEFQALLKARPAAGDLDLAREWIEALAPLVWTAAERPEAVEDVRAMRRKILDNVPPKELEREIKRGPGGLRDIEFAVQLLQLVHGRGDESLRVPGTVPALRALVAGGYVGRADGEALLRGYRFLRAVEHRLQLQGLRRTHTVPTEPAALRWLAAALGYAATPGRSAVEEFRAEWVTHAAEVRRLHAKLLYRPLLESVARVPAEGLRLTPEAARHRLEVLGFADPVGALRHLQALTGGVSRTAAIQRTLLPVLLDEFADAPEPDRGLLNYRQVSDKLGSTPWYLRLLRDSGPVARRLARVLSSSRYAADLLAREPEALRLLAEDTELTPRPRDTLVEGFTAAAARHDDPVEATRAVRALRRRELVRIACADVLSRAGSLAPLTPRPVGGGERRPTVVDVTAVGTALSHVTDATLAAALRAARAAQPGPPGLRFAVIGMGRLGGYESNYLSDADVLFVYDPPAGTEESAASAAAHAIAEELRRLLSAPAPDPPLGVDADLRPEGRQGPLVRSLAAYAQYYARWSRVWEAQALLRARFVCGDADLGAQFEAMIEPVRYPADGLTREQVVEIRRIKARVEIERLPRGADPATHTKLGRGGLADVEWAVQLLQLRHAGRLPALRGTRTLDALAAARDAGLLDGDDAAELAAGWTLAAQVRDALMLVRGRAGDQLPRHGVELAGVVRLLGHEDPGEFLDEYLRTGRHSRTVVQRILEAPL, from the coding sequence GTGACCCGGCCGGCCCGCGGACGCCTGGCCCGCTACGGCTTCGCCGAGGGAGACGGCGCCACCCGCGCCGCCGACCTGCTCGGCCCGGACGGGCTCGACCTGTGGCGCCCGGAGGCGCAGGAACCGGCCGACGAGCACGCCGCCGAGCTGCTCACCGCGCTGTCCCGGGCCGCCGACCCGGACCTGGCCCTGCGCCAGCTGCACCGGCTGGTCGAGTCGGAGCGGCGCGCCGGGGACGAGGTGGCGGTCCGCGACGCGCTGGCCGCCGACCCCGGGCTGCGCCGCCGGCTGGTCGCGGTGCTCGGCGCGTCCTCGGCGCTCGGCGACCACCTGGTGGCCAACCCGGGGCAGTGGGCCGTGCTGGCCACCGAGCCGGACGGTCTCGCCCCCACCGCCGACGGGCGGCTCGACCTGACCGTGGCGGCCCGGCTGACCACCCTCACCGGCGCGGTCCCGCTGCTGCGCCAGGCGTACCGGCTGGCGCTGCTGCGGATCGCGGCGGCCGACCTGACCGGCGGGCGGGGCCTGGAGCAGACCATGGCCGCGCTCTCCGGGCTGGCCGACGCCACCCTGGCCGCCGCCTACGACATCGCCGTCGACGAGCTGCCCGAGGGCACCCCCCGGCCCCGGCTGGCGGTGGTGGCGATGGGCAAGTGCGGGGGCGACGAGCTCAACTACGTCTCCGACGTCGACGTCATCTTCGTCGCCGCCGCCGACGACGACCTGTCCGCCGCCACCCAGGTCGCCACCCGGCTGATCCACATCTGCGGGCTCGTCGCCTGGCCGGTCGACGCGGCGCTGCGCCCGGAGGGCAACCGGGGCCCGCTGGTCCGCACGCTCGCCAGCCACCTGGCCTACTACAAGCGCTGGGCCCGCACCTGGGAGTTCCAGGCGTTGCTCAAGGCCCGCCCGGCGGCCGGCGACCTGGACCTGGCCCGGGAGTGGATCGAGGCGCTCGCCCCGCTGGTCTGGACCGCCGCCGAGCGGCCGGAGGCGGTCGAGGACGTCCGCGCCATGCGCCGCAAGATCCTCGACAACGTGCCGCCGAAGGAGCTGGAACGCGAGATCAAGCGCGGTCCGGGCGGGCTGCGCGACATCGAGTTCGCCGTCCAGCTGCTCCAGCTCGTGCACGGCCGCGGCGACGAGTCGCTGCGGGTGCCCGGCACCGTCCCGGCGCTGCGCGCCCTGGTCGCCGGCGGCTACGTCGGCCGCGCCGACGGCGAGGCGCTGCTGCGCGGCTACCGCTTCCTGCGCGCCGTCGAGCACCGGCTCCAGCTCCAGGGCCTGCGCCGCACCCACACCGTGCCGACCGAACCGGCCGCGCTGCGCTGGCTCGCCGCCGCGCTCGGCTACGCGGCCACCCCGGGCCGCAGCGCCGTCGAGGAGTTCCGCGCCGAGTGGGTCACCCACGCCGCCGAGGTACGCCGGCTGCACGCCAAGCTGCTCTACCGGCCGCTGCTGGAATCCGTCGCCCGGGTGCCGGCCGAAGGGCTGCGCCTCACGCCCGAGGCGGCCCGGCACCGGCTGGAGGTGCTCGGCTTCGCCGACCCGGTCGGGGCGCTGCGGCACCTGCAGGCGCTCACCGGCGGGGTCAGCCGCACCGCCGCCATCCAGCGCACGCTGCTGCCGGTGCTGCTGGACGAGTTCGCCGACGCCCCGGAGCCGGACCGGGGGCTGCTCAACTACCGGCAGGTCTCCGACAAGCTCGGCAGCACCCCCTGGTACCTGCGCCTGCTGCGCGACTCCGGCCCGGTGGCGCGCCGGCTGGCCCGGGTGCTCTCCTCCTCCCGCTACGCCGCCGACCTGCTGGCCCGCGAGCCGGAGGCGCTGCGGCTGCTCGCCGAGGACACCGAGCTGACCCCGCGCCCCCGGGACACCCTGGTCGAGGGCTTCACCGCCGCGGCGGCCCGGCACGACGACCCGGTCGAGGCCACCCGGGCGGTCCGCGCGTTGCGCCGCCGCGAGCTGGTCCGGATCGCCTGCGCCGACGTGCTCAGCCGGGCCGGGTCGCTCGCCCCGCTCACCCCGCGCCCGGTCGGCGGCGGGGAGCGCCGGCCGACGGTGGTCGACGTGACAGCGGTCGGCACCGCGCTGTCCCACGTCACCGACGCCACGCTGGCCGCCGCGCTGCGCGCCGCCCGGGCCGCCCAGCCCGGCCCGCCCGGCCTGCGCTTCGCGGTGATCGGCATGGGCCGGCTCGGCGGGTACGAGTCCAACTACCTCTCCGACGCCGACGTGCTCTTCGTCTACGACCCGCCGGCCGGGACGGAGGAGAGCGCGGCCAGCGCCGCCGCGCACGCGATCGCCGAGGAGCTGCGTCGGCTGCTCTCCGCGCCCGCCCCCGACCCGCCGCTCGGCGTCGACGCCGACCTGCGCCCGGAGGGCCGGCAGGGCCCGCTGGTGCGCAGCCTGGCCGCGTACGCCCAGTACTACGCCCGGTGGTCGCGGGTGTGGGAGGCGCAGGCGCTGCTGCGGGCCCGCTTCGTCTGCGGCGACGCCGACCTGGGCGCGCAGTTCGAGGCGATGATCGAGCCGGTGCGCTACCCGGCCGACGGGCTGACCCGCGAGCAGGTGGTGGAGATCCGCCGGATCAAGGCGCGGGTGGAGATCGAGCGCCTGCCCCGGGGCGCCGACCCGGCCACCCACACCAAGCTGGGCCGGGGCGGCCTCGCCGACGTCGAGTGGGCAGTGCAGCTGCTCCAGCTCCGGCACGCCGGCCGGCTGCCGGCGCTGCGCGGCACCCGTACCCTCGACGCCCTGGCCGCCGCCCGTGACGCCGGCCTGCTCGACGGCGACGACGCGGCCGAGCTGGCCGCCGGCTGGACCCTCGCCGCGCAGGTCCGCGACGCGTTGATGCTGGTCCGGGGTCGGGCCGGCGACCAGCTGCCCCGGCACGGGGTGGAGCTGGCGGGCGTGGTGCGCCTGCTGGGTCACGAGGACCCGGGCGAGTTCCTCGACGAATACCTGCGCACCGGCCGCCACTCCCGCACCGTCGTCCAGCGCATCCTCGAAGCCCCGCTCTGA
- a CDS encoding S66 peptidase family protein — protein MPTDDCLRPPALRPGDAVMLVSPSGPTRPERVARGVELLTGWGLRPVPAPNAYARRGYLAGDDALRAADLNAAFADPEIRGVICTRGGYGAQRVVDLIDMAAVRRDPKVVAGFSDITALQFALWRGARLAGVHGPGAAWRDERTPIRSAESLHAALTSTEPVTVAAVEAEETYPVRVPGRAEGRLLGGNLCLITASIGTPDMPDLRGAILLVEEVQEPPYKIDRMLTHLRRCGALDGLAGVAVGQFTECADGWDTTVVDVLTDRLGDLGVPVLGGLPVGHGRNQLTVPVGTPAVLDTTAATLTVTPAVR, from the coding sequence GTGCCCACCGACGACTGCCTGCGCCCACCGGCCCTGCGTCCCGGCGACGCGGTGATGCTGGTGTCGCCGTCCGGCCCGACCCGCCCGGAGCGGGTGGCCCGCGGCGTCGAGCTGCTCACCGGCTGGGGCCTGCGGCCGGTGCCCGCGCCGAACGCGTACGCCCGCCGGGGTTACCTGGCCGGCGACGACGCGCTGCGGGCCGCGGACCTGAACGCGGCGTTCGCCGACCCGGAGATCCGCGGGGTGATCTGCACCCGGGGCGGCTACGGGGCGCAGCGGGTGGTCGACCTGATCGACATGGCCGCGGTACGCCGGGACCCGAAGGTGGTGGCGGGCTTCTCGGACATCACCGCGCTGCAGTTCGCGCTCTGGCGCGGCGCGCGGCTGGCCGGGGTGCACGGTCCGGGCGCCGCCTGGCGGGACGAGCGCACCCCGATCCGCTCGGCGGAGTCGCTGCACGCGGCGCTGACCAGCACCGAACCGGTGACCGTCGCGGCGGTCGAGGCGGAGGAGACGTATCCGGTGCGGGTCCCCGGCCGGGCCGAGGGTCGGTTGCTGGGCGGGAACCTGTGCCTGATCACCGCGTCGATCGGCACCCCGGACATGCCCGACCTGCGCGGCGCGATCCTGCTGGTCGAGGAGGTGCAGGAGCCGCCCTACAAGATCGACCGGATGCTGACCCACCTGCGCCGCTGCGGTGCCCTGGACGGGCTCGCCGGGGTGGCGGTCGGCCAGTTCACCGAGTGCGCCGACGGCTGGGACACGACGGTGGTGGACGTGCTCACCGACCGCCTCGGCGACCTCGGTGTCCCGGTCCTCGGCGGCCTCCCCGTCGGTCACGGCCGGAACCAGCTCACCGTCCCGGTAGGCACCCCCGCCGTCCTCGACACCACCGCCGCCACCCTGACGGTCACCCCCGCCGTCCGCTGA
- a CDS encoding Vgb family protein, which translates to MTQPVIREVPLTGPGSGPYAITVGPDGALWLTLAGSGGVARLGLDGEVRTYRADPPESRPLIITTGPDGALWYTRSGDHRLGRITVDGESGSVALPPGCSPCGLVTGPDGALWYAGMGDDTVGRVTVDGEVATFPLPVTKAFPSMLAVGPDEALWLTLNQANAIARVDLDGSVAVHPLPTDAAGPVGITRGGDDALWFVEIGAGQLGRITPDGRIDEFPLPDRTSRPHAIVADPAGGCWFTEWAANRIAHVAPDGHVTAHALPTPNSEPHGLTVTPDGAVWAALEAGAVAHLTPR; encoded by the coding sequence ATGACTCAGCCCGTCATCCGCGAGGTCCCGCTCACCGGGCCGGGCTCCGGCCCGTACGCGATCACGGTCGGGCCGGACGGCGCGCTCTGGCTGACGCTGGCCGGCTCCGGCGGCGTCGCCCGGCTCGGCCTCGACGGCGAGGTGCGGACCTACCGCGCCGACCCGCCGGAGAGCCGGCCGCTGATCATCACCACCGGCCCGGACGGCGCGCTCTGGTACACCCGCTCCGGCGACCACCGGCTCGGCCGGATCACCGTCGACGGCGAGAGCGGCTCGGTCGCGCTGCCGCCCGGCTGTTCCCCGTGCGGCCTGGTCACCGGGCCGGACGGGGCGCTCTGGTACGCCGGCATGGGCGACGACACGGTCGGCCGGGTCACCGTCGACGGGGAGGTCGCCACGTTCCCGCTGCCGGTCACCAAGGCGTTCCCGTCGATGCTGGCCGTCGGGCCGGACGAGGCGCTCTGGCTGACGCTGAACCAGGCGAACGCGATCGCCCGGGTCGACCTCGACGGGTCGGTGGCGGTGCACCCGCTGCCCACCGACGCGGCCGGCCCGGTCGGCATCACCCGGGGCGGCGACGACGCGCTCTGGTTCGTCGAGATCGGCGCCGGGCAGCTCGGCCGGATCACCCCGGACGGGCGGATCGACGAGTTCCCGCTGCCGGACCGGACGTCCCGCCCGCACGCGATCGTCGCCGACCCGGCGGGCGGCTGCTGGTTCACCGAGTGGGCCGCGAACCGCATCGCCCACGTCGCCCCCGACGGCCACGTCACCGCCCACGCCCTGCCGACGCCGAATTCCGAACCCCACGGCCTGACCGTCACCCCCGACGGCGCGGTCTGGGCCGCCCTGGAAGCCGGCGCCGTCGCCCACCTCACCCCGCGCTGA
- a CDS encoding DUF6069 family protein, giving the protein MRTLTLPGGARVAVVAAQWRDAFAVVARGRVQLELRDGAPGPVLGRDAYFWLRDTGVRALRNPDRRTATVRIHTPDSGPWRNDMTSGNDTAVAAGPAAGRTGHRLRRLAGTGLLATLAAVVVTTLAAALARALGVDFAIPDGGERIPLGGFAVVTGFFSVVGVVLAAALLRWSARPAARFGWTAGTLTAISLVPPFLVGADAATVAALVGLHLVAAAVMIPALTRSLRAG; this is encoded by the coding sequence GTGCGGACGCTCACGCTGCCCGGCGGCGCGCGCGTCGCCGTGGTCGCGGCCCAGTGGCGCGACGCGTTCGCCGTCGTCGCCCGCGGGCGGGTGCAGCTGGAGCTGCGCGACGGCGCACCCGGGCCGGTCCTCGGCCGCGACGCCTACTTCTGGCTGCGCGACACCGGCGTACGCGCGCTGCGCAACCCCGACCGGCGCACCGCGACGGTGCGCATCCACACCCCCGACAGCGGACCCTGGAGGAACGACATGACCAGCGGCAACGACACGGCGGTGGCCGCCGGACCGGCGGCGGGCCGGACCGGCCACCGCCTCCGCCGGCTCGCCGGCACCGGCCTGCTCGCCACGCTCGCGGCGGTGGTGGTCACCACGCTCGCCGCCGCGCTCGCCCGCGCCCTCGGCGTCGACTTCGCGATCCCCGACGGCGGCGAGCGGATCCCGCTGGGCGGGTTCGCGGTGGTGACCGGCTTCTTCTCGGTCGTCGGCGTGGTCCTCGCCGCCGCTCTGCTGCGGTGGAGCGCCCGCCCCGCCGCGCGGTTCGGGTGGACGGCCGGGACGCTGACCGCGATCTCGCTGGTCCCGCCGTTCCTGGTCGGGGCGGACGCCGCCACCGTCGCCGCGCTGGTCGGGCTGCACCTCGTCGCGGCGGCGGTGATGATCCCGGCGCTGACCCGGAGCCTGCGCGCCGGGTGA